The nucleotide window CTCCAATACCGCCACGTCGTGATCCAAAAACAACACTAAGCGTTGGTCGAGCAAGAGCGAAATCAATGGTAGCAGGTCTGGAAAATGGTGGTGAAAAAGATGACGGAGAAGTACCACACACTAAATCTTCGTCCGTTGAATCAATAATCACACCCACACCAACTCATCCAGGGACTCCAGTGCAGTTACGTACCGCTAGTATAAAGGCCAGACCAACGTCCAGTCGCATAACTGCTGCCGAGCTGGAGGAACTTTTCCAACGTCAACAGGGTGAATCAATGGATAATTCAAATAGTTACTCTACAATGATGACGACATCTCGATTTCAGTCTGGTACAGACAGTGGAGCTGCTACACCACCGGCAAATACCAATTCGCCGATGAAGGCTCCTTTGGTCTACGGTAGTGTTGCTGAAATGAAAcgcaaagcaaaaattaaaaatggaacCATGCGGGGCAAACCATGCTCCATACCGTCGGTAGGCGGATCCATTGGTCATGACCTAAAACGATTCCATTCAACTCCAGatttaaatacacatttaaatGGATCGGTATCATCTATTTGGGCACCAGCAAACAAAGGACACCATTCACAAGACGATGTCGCGACTCTGCATGCTTCTTTACAACGTTTAAATGTACTACCCCCACCAACACATCCACCACCCCCACCACCGATCGGGCAAGTTATTAAAGTGGAGACTCGCAGCACATCTGAGTATGAGTCGACGTTATCATTGCAACAAAAGTTAAAGAAGCGTGCCGAAAGTGATGCTGTCACTTCTGCAGCAATTGATGGTATTCAATCAAGTTTCAATCCTTCAACAAATGCTAAAATATATGCGTCGCCACAAGAGTTACGAAATGTAATGGCATGGAAGTTACGCCAATCTCAAGAGGTGAGTGcacgatttttaaataattttatcagTATACGTTTATAATTCGTACCACACTTCATAGAACCGACAAACCCAAAATGACCAaacgcagcagcaacagcagcagtctCTGTCCTCGAATACACAGGTAACGGCTTTGCAACAGCCAGAATCAAATCCTTCTACACAAACACAACAGTCTAGTAGTCAATATGCACAACCAACAACTAGTCAGGTAATGTTGCAGCAGTCACAACAACTAAAGAAAACGCACTATGATGTAGGTCAACAAAATGGCAACTCTGAAGGCCACACTACaagtaacaacagcaacattggAACAGGTCCCGCGCCTCCAATACCAGAGCCAGATTATAGTTTTAGTGAGTCGGATGATGAGGATGAAAATTCTATTTTAGTCgctagaaatactaaattaaacgaaaaaattacaCTTGTAGAGATTGCGGACACCTGTGGAAACAGTCAAGCAAGGtaagaaatcaaattaaaacaagtaaggaaaggctaagttcgggtgcaaccgaacattttatactctcgcaatttattgatatagttttattaagataagacaTAATTTAACCCATATCtatattcggaataaagtccaatagaataacgaaaatcatcatatgttgtatatgagggctgaggtaatttctgaactgaTTCCACTCATTTTCAGCACTAAGGTACTATATGTCCAAGACTATACGGTCACTTAATTTGCTAAGATATGTcacggaataaagcccaccggatttttgaaaaacctataatcgattttaaaaattttaaatatttgaaaaaaaaatcctctgaattacatttaaatatctgagtgatttaccgatattttcgatgaaaaattaccttcATGTTCGATAGCCGGGGCTttggaaagttatagtccgatttcaatttttccacaagtgaagccacaggtgatatacagtatttgtgtattccgctatcttttTCGGTTCCTTATTCGCCACAGATCCCACTCGCCACAGATGATTTTTgacctatattttttttacccattttttaatctgagtgcagctctcctctggaatttcttctgtaaaatttagtgtttatgacgttttctgttagtgagttaacgcacttttagtaattttcaacctaacctttgtatgggaggtgggcgttgttattatccgattatataaatttgtatggtGTGTAATGGAGTACGTAAGGgattattggtttgtgagatattcACAATAAACTTATTAAGAAGTGAGGCCACTCCcacttttcaaaataatattacatccagtgcgatcctttataccaaatttatagctttatttatggcttatttatgacactttataagtttcgGTAGAAACTtcgttgcgatagtataaataCCGAatacttgttttaaaattaaaaaaaaaaatattgattttatttccattatttgTTCTTATTTCAGCGGAAGTAGCACTGGATCTACTTCAATTTCGCACTCGCTATCCGTTGGTGAGATTCAACGTGTTCGCAGTAACTTGAAACAATCAAAATCATCACCAAATGGTTTTCTTAAAAGCGAAAATCTGCAAAGATCTGTAGCTGTAACTGAAGCTGGTCCCATGGGTCAAAACAAAGCTGATGGAATACTTGCCGAGgatcagaaaaataataataaaaacaacgatCACCAGATTAATGAAGCAAACGGTGAAGAAGGAGATAATAGCTCGTCAGGTGTAAGTAGTGACCAAGAAGTCGCTGGCGCAACAATGAAAGGAAACATTACCAGAGCTACTGATACAATTAAGAAAAAGCCCAATGTTACGATTGTTGAAGACACTAAAGCCAATAAACATGAAGAAACTTTAGGACTCAAATTGGGAAAGGTCACAACAATAATTTCGAATCTAATCGAAGAAGACATTGTTATTAACTCACCATCGAGTATTAGTACGATTTGTAAGACAATGGGCACTTTAACATTACCGTCATCCAATGCTATCGAAGTGGAAGCAATATCAACATCTGCAACAACAACGTTAAAAGAAAAGAATGAGGATGCCCCTACAGCAGAAATCCCTCCCACGTCGAAAATTCCAATATTCAACGTTGCCAGCTCTGCTGCTGCATTTGAAGCTAAAGCAACGAGTACTACAGTGACCGTGAGGCAAATGGTGCAGCAGCAACACGCTCCTGCAatccagcaacagcagcaacatatATCGGCAACGAAAATTAAATCCTTGACAATTCAAGGCCAACAAATGAGTGCGACTAAAAGTCATCAAAGCGTCAGTGGTCGCTTGGGACATGTACAACCACAGCTTAATTCAAACCAACCCTCGCAACAACAGACAACTTCAATTTTGCCTATAAATATACCGCAGCAACATTTGCATCCAAATCAGAAGCTGGTCGCCACACAGCAGCATATatttttgcaacaacagcagcagcagcaacatcagcaccatcatcaacaacaattgCATCAACAGCATTTACAACAAATACTGAAGGCAAAAACAGCAGCCGCTGGTGTTACAGGTACAAACACGGCCGCCATTgttaccaaacaacaacaacaactacacaaaaAATCGCAACATGAAGGAAAAGATGCAATATATGAATCGGAACATGAGCAGCGTTCTGAAGACGAAGGCGATTTGAGTCCGTCACCACCTGCAAAAGGATTTCAGCGTCACAATTCGTTGACCCGAAAACAGGCAGCAGCCATTGCTATGCAGCGCGCTAGTCGCAGTGCCGCTGTCTCCTTGATGCAATTGCCACCACCAATTGAATCAGACGGCGACCACTATGAATTGAACTCCGCTGGCGATAATAGTAACATCAACAATCCGATTTTAAATACCACCGTACCATCTAGTGGTCGAACCATTGTATCTGTACCCATTAGTGCCGAAAATATAGTGCTAGCGCCACCCCCACAATTTTGTGACTGCAACGACATCAAGCATTTACCACAACAACAGCTAAATCACATTCAatcaactcaacaacaacaacaacaattgcatttCCCACACCAACAATATCAACTGCAAATGCGTACACACATGCCAGTCCAAGGTGGCGGTAGTGGCACTTGCGAAAGTGGAAACGTCGGTACAATGGGACGCATGCGTAACTTGGGTACAACTCCTAAAACACCACACCACCGATTACATTGAATATTGATtgataattgaatatatatacgttTACACTTTCATATGTTCATTATTTGTATCTgcacatgtatgtatgagtacttAGTACGCAGAATAGAAAAGGATTATATATACCCTTGCTGAAATCCATCgtacattcattcataaaattcattttgtaatagttttgtAAGCATCTGAGCTATCTTATCTAAACTGGTCCTAA belongs to Zeugodacus cucurbitae isolate PBARC_wt_2022May chromosome 6, idZeuCucr1.2, whole genome shotgun sequence and includes:
- the LOC105213469 gene encoding SH3 and multiple ankyrin repeat domains protein 1 isoform X4, with translation MDSGSGPRFDDEPPPEPRDGWLLVRVHVPELNVFKCLQFPSDRLVWDVKQQVFSSLPKELKESFNYGLFSPPSNGKAGKFLDEERRLGDYPFNGPVGYLELKYKRRVYKMLNLDERQLKALHTRANLRRFLECIHAGHVEKIAKMCSKGLDPNFHCPETGETPLTVATGAKKPNKLLIALVNGGALLDYRTKDGTTALHKAVEKDSLEAVTTLLELGASPNYKDGRGITPLYLSIARKCDPKVTESLLHDHASLGIQDTQGWNEVHQVAVIAGNMDLAEIIQNFKPDDVVPFRGQPRYNPKRRSAVGWPGGSCTSSCAGSLMGTLPRKSSCCHNGPPSPCPSEHIPYSSASSSLSEGSSGHRSHEDDISIVTDKSLGDTSDLISDSSGVGTNSDSAACSIGHPSTTVVCMEPYSGNAPGHISLQAGDVIEVVGSTDCGLLEGYIRGSNQSGFFPVDCVQEVSLRQKNTAAIHLTSSKTNNTNCQSPYQSQHTSTGDSTKSTVNPQRSPQLSISGNTTTNAANTSVDTLSLIAPNHTQPSPSMSLNSNGSDSAMNVRYHNTLHSVSQFSSATAPRLKKTGFNEPRTIILHRAKRGFGFILRGAKASSPLMQLKPTERFPALQYLDDVDPGGVADMAGLRPGDFLLAIGNEDVRAASHEKVVEMIRSAGALVSMTVISPQFPHQMQAAAQFLPNIYQLSSGPSTPQPSHRQCATLPRKMSLGPGATTGNVSGGSGGVSRMPAPIPPRRDPKTTLSVGRARAKSMVAGLENGGEKDDGEVPHTKSSSVESIITPTPTHPGTPVQLRTASIKARPTSSRITAAELEELFQRQQGESMDNSNSYSTMMTTSRFQSGTDSGAATPPANTNSPMKAPLVYGSVAEMKRKAKIKNGTMRGKPCSIPSVGGSIGHDLKRFHSTPDLNTHLNGSVSSIWAPANKGHHSQDDVATLHASLQRLNVLPPPTHPPPPPPIGQVIKVETRSTSEYESTLSLQQKLKKRAESDAVTSAAIDGIQSSFNPSTNAKIYASPQELRNVMAWKLRQSQENRQTQNDQTQQQQQQSLSSNTQVTALQQPESNPSTQTQQSSSQYAQPTTSQVMLQQSQQLKKTHYDVGQQNGNSEGHTTSNNSNIGTGPAPPIPEPDYSFSESDDEDENSILVARNTKLNEKITLVEIADTCGNSQASGSSTGSTSISHSLSVGEIQRVRSNLKQSKSSPNGFLKSENLQRSVAVTEAGPMGQNKADGILAEDQKNNNKNNDHQINEANGEEGDNSSSGVSSDQEVAGATMKGNITRATDTIKKKPNVTIVEDTKANKHEETLGLKLGKVTTIISNLIEEDIVINSPSSISTICKTMGTLTLPSSNAIEVEAISTSATTTLKEKNEDAPTAEIPPTSKIPIFNVASSAAAFEAKATSTTVTVRQMVQQQHAPAIQQQQQHISATKIKSLTIQGQQMSATKSHQSVSGRLGHVQPQLNSNQPSQQQTTSILPINIPQQHLHPNQKLVATQQHIFLQQQQQQQHQHHHQQQLHQQHLQQILKAKTAAAGVTGTNTAAIVTKQQQQLHKKSQHEGKDAIYESEHEQRSEDEGDLSPSPPAKGFQRHNSLTRKQAAAIAMQRASRSAAVSLMQLPPPIESDGDHYELNSAGDNSNINNPILNTTVPSSGRTIVSVPISAENIVLAPPPQFCDCNDIKHLPQQQLNHIQSTQQQQQQLHFPHQQYQLQMRTHMPVQGGGSGTCESGNVGTMGRMRNLGTTPKTPHHRLH
- the LOC105213469 gene encoding PH and SEC7 domain-containing protein isoform X7, coding for MDSGSGPRFDDEPPPEPRDGWLLVRVHVPELNVFKCLQFPSDRLVWDVKQQVFSSLPKVAFWFKELKESFNYGLFSPPSNGKAGKFLDEERRLGDYPFNGPVGYLELKYKRRVYKMLNLDERQLKALHTRANLRRFLECIHAGHVEKIAKMCSKGLDPNFHCPETGETPLTVATGAKKPNKLLIALVNGGALLDYRTKDGTTALHKAVEKDSLEAVTTLLELGASPNYKDGRGITPLYLSIARKCDPKVTESLLHDHASLGIQDTQGWNEVHQVAVIAGNMDLAEIIQNFKPDDVDKSLGDTSDLISDSSGVGTNSDSAACSIGHPSTTVVCMEPYSGNAPGHISLQAGDVIEVVGSTDCGLLEGYIRGSNQSGFFPVDCVQEVSLRQKNTAAIHLTSSKTNNTNCQSPYQSQHTSTGDSTKSTVNPQRSPQLSISGNTTTNAANTSVDTLSLIAPNHTQPSPSMSLNSNGSDSAMNVRYHNTLHSVSQFSSATAPRLKKTGFNEPRTIILHRAKRGFGFILRGAKASSPLMQLKPTERFPALQYLDDVDPGGVADMAGLRPGDFLLAIGNEDVRAASHEKVVEMIRSAGALVSMTVISPQFPHQMQAAAQFLPNIYQLSSGPSTPQPSHRQCATLPRKMSLGPGATTGNVSGGSGGVSRMPAPIPPRRDPKTTLSVGRARAKSMVAGLENGGEKDDGEVPHTKSSSVESIITPTPTHPGTPVQLRTASIKARPTSSRITAAELEELFQRQQGESMDNSNSYSTMMTTSRFQSGTDSGAATPPANTNSPMKAPLVYGSVAEMKRKAKIKNGTMRGKPCSIPSVGGSIGHDLKRFHSTPDLNTHLNGSVSSIWAPANKGHHSQDDVATLHASLQRLNVLPPPTHPPPPPPIGQVIKVETRSTSEYESTLSLQQKLKKRAESDAVTSAAIDGIQSSFNPSTNAKIYASPQELRNVMAWKLRQSQENRQTQNDQTQQQQQQSLSSNTQVTALQQPESNPSTQTQQSSSQYAQPTTSQVMLQQSQQLKKTHYDVGQQNGNSEGHTTSNNSNIGTGPAPPIPEPDYSFSESDDEDENSILVARNTKLNEKITLVEIADTCGNSQASGSSTGSTSISHSLSVGEIQRVRSNLKQSKSSPNGFLKSENLQRSVAVTEAGPMGQNKADGILAEDQKNNNKNNDHQINEANGEEGDNSSSGVSSDQEVAGATMKGNITRATDTIKKKPNVTIVEDTKANKHEETLGLKLGKVTTIISNLIEEDIVINSPSSISTICKTMGTLTLPSSNAIEVEAISTSATTTLKEKNEDAPTAEIPPTSKIPIFNVASSAAAFEAKATSTTVTVRQMVQQQHAPAIQQQQQHISATKIKSLTIQGQQMSATKSHQSVSGRLGHVQPQLNSNQPSQQQTTSILPINIPQQHLHPNQKLVATQQHIFLQQQQQQQHQHHHQQQLHQQHLQQILKAKTAAAGVTGTNTAAIVTKQQQQLHKKSQHEGKDAIYESEHEQRSEDEGDLSPSPPAKGFQRHNSLTRKQAAAIAMQRASRSAAVSLMQLPPPIESDGDHYELNSAGDNSNINNPILNTTVPSSGRTIVSVPISAENIVLAPPPQFCDCNDIKHLPQQQLNHIQSTQQQQQQLHFPHQQYQLQMRTHMPVQGGGSGTCESGNVGTMGRMRNLGTTPKTPHHRLH